In Halomarina salina, one DNA window encodes the following:
- a CDS encoding metallophosphoesterase family protein, protein MRIGLVSDLHANAVALDAVCDALADDTPVDRLVCAGDIVGYNPFPADCVEALRSGRAADRVGADTTHVVEGNHDRAVRTPDRYRHNEMAFAGLQHARDHLDDDQLAWLGALPVETRLADGRVRVVHDHPTDRDRYVRPEQFPALAPHLGDESVFVLGHTHVQHHEWVDDTLVVNPGSVGQPRDGDPRAAFAVLDLPEDGAPSLTEHRVPYDVERVRSAVAEAGLPERTGRRLVDGR, encoded by the coding sequence ATGCGAATCGGCCTCGTCTCGGACCTCCACGCCAACGCCGTCGCGCTCGATGCCGTCTGCGACGCGCTGGCCGACGACACCCCCGTCGACCGTCTCGTCTGTGCCGGCGACATCGTCGGCTACAACCCGTTCCCGGCCGACTGCGTCGAAGCGCTCCGCTCGGGGCGGGCCGCCGACCGAGTCGGTGCCGACACCACCCACGTCGTGGAGGGGAACCACGACCGGGCGGTTCGGACGCCCGACCGCTACCGGCACAACGAGATGGCGTTCGCCGGGCTCCAGCACGCTCGCGACCACCTCGACGACGACCAGCTCGCCTGGCTCGGCGCGCTCCCCGTCGAGACACGGCTCGCGGACGGGCGGGTCCGCGTCGTCCACGACCACCCGACCGACCGCGACCGGTACGTCAGACCGGAGCAGTTCCCGGCGCTCGCGCCGCACCTCGGCGACGAGTCGGTGTTCGTCCTCGGACACACCCACGTCCAGCACCACGAGTGGGTGGACGACACGCTCGTCGTCAACCCCGGCAGCGTCGGCCAGCCACGCGACGGCGACCCGCGCGCCGCGTTCGCCGTTCTGGACCTGCCCGAGGACGGCGCGCCGTCGCTCACCGAACACCGGGTGCCGTACGACGTCGAGCGGGTGCGTTCGGCCGTCGCCGAGGCCGGACTCCCCGAACGGACGGGGCGCCGCCTGGTCGACGGTCGGTAG
- a CDS encoding YgdI/YgdR family lipoprotein, whose product MRPTLRTILAALLLTGMLVVAGCAGPSATNNSTDGAGNGTITTIAPEDTPANDSGAGGEDVASEESDYSLASYDAVG is encoded by the coding sequence ATGAGACCGACTCTTCGAACCATCCTCGCGGCGCTGCTCCTGACCGGGATGCTGGTCGTCGCCGGGTGTGCTGGCCCCAGTGCCACGAACAACTCGACCGATGGGGCTGGGAACGGCACCATCACGACGATAGCGCCCGAGGACACGCCAGCGAACGACAGCGGTGCTGGCGGTGAGGACGTCGCCTCCGAGGAGAGCGACTACTCGCTCGCCTCGTACGACGCGGTCGGTTGA